A DNA window from Paraclostridium bifermentans contains the following coding sequences:
- a CDS encoding recombinase RecT has protein sequence MSNQMQTQNNTKVAGIKQLLDRDVYKKRINEIMGKKAAPFMASIVNVSNLPSLKDSDPNSIISSAIVAATLDLPIDQNLGFAYIVPYNTKEGKKAQFQMGYRGYIQLAMRTGQYKTINAIEIYKGEIKRVNRLTGEMEFNDDEDLIDRDTIVGYMAYFKLLNGFEKTLYMTKEEMERHAKKYSQSYSSQKKWVVDSSLWSTDFDGMAIKTVIKRLLSKYGILSVEMQNAITNDQAVMNNEGNPEYVDNEVKEEIAQNANKKTIDIPQENVVDTTFKEVDNVEQNTFDGPGF, from the coding sequence ATGTCAAATCAAATGCAAACACAAAACAATACAAAGGTAGCAGGTATAAAGCAACTTTTAGATAGGGATGTTTACAAGAAAAGAATAAATGAAATTATGGGTAAAAAAGCAGCACCATTTATGGCATCAATAGTTAATGTTTCAAATTTACCAAGTTTAAAAGACTCAGATCCAAACAGTATTATAAGTTCAGCTATAGTAGCAGCAACATTAGATTTACCTATAGACCAAAATCTAGGATTTGCATATATAGTTCCTTACAATACAAAAGAAGGTAAAAAAGCTCAATTCCAAATGGGATATAGAGGATATATACAGTTAGCTATGAGAACTGGACAGTACAAAACAATAAATGCAATAGAGATATATAAAGGCGAAATAAAGAGAGTAAACAGACTAACAGGCGAAATGGAATTTAATGATGATGAAGATTTAATAGATAGAGATACAATAGTTGGTTACATGGCTTATTTTAAACTACTTAACGGTTTTGAAAAAACATTATATATGACAAAAGAAGAAATGGAAAGACACGCTAAAAAGTATTCTCAAAGTTATAGTAGTCAGAAAAAATGGGTAGTTGATTCTAGTTTATGGAGTACTGACTTTGATGGAATGGCAATAAAAACAGTTATAAAAAGACTTTTAAGTAAGTACGGAATATTATCAGTGGAAATGCAAAATGCAATAACTAACGACCAAGCAGTTATGAATAATGAAGGTAATCCAGAGTATGTTGACAATGAAGTTAAAGAAGAAATAGCTCAAAATGCTAATAAGAAAACTATAGATATACCTCAAGAAAATGTAGTAGATACAACTTTTAAAGAAGTTGACAATGTAGAACAAAATACATTTGATGGACCTGGGTTTTAA